The DNA window GGCGCGCCGTCGGGGTATGAAGTGTCATACCGAAGAGTTCCGCGGTAACCGACTTCCTCCGCGATCATCTCCGCCAATTCGCGGATTGACACGCCGGTGCCGACACCGATGTTGATCGGCTCGACGGTGTGCGGGATCGTTACCGCCCGGAGCATCGCCTCCACGCAGTCGTCGACGTAAAGCCATTCGCGCACCGGATTCCCGGAGCCCCACACCACCACTTCGGGCCGACCCAAGCGATGGGCGCTCGCGATCTTCATCACAAGCGCTCCAAGCGCGTGCGAACGGACTTCGTCGAAATGGTCCTGAGGCCCGTACATGTTGGGCACCACTAAGTTAATTGTCTCGACTCCGTACTGCCGGTAGTACCCCCAACTCTGCACGTAGCTCGCCTTCCTGACGAAGCCGTACACAAACACGGACTCGTCGAGTGGGCCGTTCCACCAGGCGTCCTCGCGAAACTCCCGATCCAGATCGCGGGGGTACGAACAGTTGGAAATCGGGTTCACGATACGCCGCACCCCGAACTCGCGCGCCAACTCGAACA is part of the bacterium genome and encodes:
- a CDS encoding NAD-dependent epimerase/dehydratase family protein, which encodes FELAREFGVRRIVNPISNCSYPRDLDREFREDAWWNGPLDESVFVYGFVRKASYVQSWGYYRQYGVETINLVVPNMYGPQDHFDEVRSHALGALVMKIASAHRLGRPEVVVWGSGNPVREWLYVDDCVEAMLRAVTIPHTVEPINIGVGTGVSIRELAEMIAEEVGYRGTLRYDTSYPDGAPYKVMNVDRCAAVFRWRPRTSLREGVARTIRWYLECAQPARPERG